In a single window of the Elaeis guineensis isolate ETL-2024a chromosome 8, EG11, whole genome shotgun sequence genome:
- the LOC140851291 gene encoding uncharacterized protein, producing the protein MACTKLSVMMLLLLSGMVLFAELQSSTGGVMACPLYCLDVKYVTCTSSGDKKLPATCNCCLTPKDCTLHLSDGTQLSCS; encoded by the exons ATGGCCTGCACCAAACTCTCGGTTATGATGCTTCTCCTACTTTCTG GCATGGTTTTGTTCGCCGAGTTGCAAAGCAGCACCGGAGGAGTCATGGCCTGCCCTCTGTATTGCCTTGATGTTAAGTATGTCACCTGCACATCTTCTGGTGATAAGAAGCTGCCAGCCACGTGCAACTGCTGCCTTACTCCCAAAGACTGCACACTTCACCTCTCGGATGGGACTCAGTTGTCATGCTCTTGA